A section of the Triticum dicoccoides isolate Atlit2015 ecotype Zavitan chromosome 7A, WEW_v2.0, whole genome shotgun sequence genome encodes:
- the LOC119330898 gene encoding pectinesterase inhibitor 28-like, whose product MAPTMAITTATLVLLVASLLAPSALGSRSGPTSHHGHGGHAKHSPPPSPPPAPAAPMAAALVRTTCNSTAYYDLCVAALAADPSSTTADVRGLSAIAVSAAASNASASAAALGANVTAQGGAAVDGTVQALLRTCSAKYGEARDALAAARGSIAQQDYDYAAVYVGAAAEYPQVCKALFRRQRPGAYPADLAAREEALKQLCSVSLDIISLLSATS is encoded by the coding sequence atggcgccaacaatggccatcaCCACCGCCACCCTGGTGCTCCTCGTCGCCTCCCTCCTAGCGCCCAGCGCCCTCGGCTCCCGCTCCGGCCCAACCTCGCACCACGGCCACGGCGGCCACGCCAAGCACTCCccgccgccgtcaccgccgcccgcgcccgccgccccGATGGCCGCGGCGCTGGTCCGCACCACCTGCAACTCCACCGCCTACTACGACCTCTGCGTGGCCGCGCTCGCCGCGGACCCCTCCAGCACCACCGCCGACGTGCGCGGCCTCTCGGCCATCGCCGTCTCCGCGGCCGCCTCCAACGCGTCCGCCTCCGCGGCCGCGCTCGGCGCCAACGTGACCGCgcagggcggcgccgccgtcgacgGCACCGTGCAGGCGCTGCTCCGGACCTGCTCCGCCAAGTACGGCGAGGCGCGGGACGCGCTGGCCGCCGCGAGGGGCTCCATCGCGCAGCAGGACTACGACTACGCCGCCGTCTACGTCGGCGCCGCCGCCGAGTACCCGCAGGTGTGCAAGGCGCTGTTCCGGCGCCAGAGGCCCGGGGCGTACCCGGCCGACCTCGCCGCCAGGGAGGAGGCGCTCAAGCAGCTCTGCTCCGTCTCGCTCGACATCATCTCCCTCCTCAGCGCCACCAGCTGA